CCTAGGGCATCGCCCGGGCCAGCGCGGAGCCTGCCCGCGGCCGAGCGCTGCCTCCCGCTCCGGAGCCGCCTCTGCTCGCTCGGCCCGGGCGGAAATACACTTTTGGGAAGCGCGGGAGGCAGCGAGGCACGGGACGAGGCTCGCAGCCCTCCCCCGCCAGATGTGCGCCCGCAGCTGCCTTAACCGTGCGTGCTCCCGGCACCGGCCGCCCCAGCAAGTCGCGCTCCGCGGCCGCCGCACCGGGAGCGGAGGCGGCATGTGCCAGCGGCTCCGGGGCCGCCGCGGGGCCCGGGACCCCCGAGGGTGCGGCTGGCCCCGGCGCAGGGCCCTGCCCCGAGGGCACCGcggccagcacagccccgccGGGCTGCAGCCTCTGACAGCCGGACCGCACACGGGTCCCAAGGCGCGGGGCTGGGTGCGCCCCGCTGCCCACCCCGAGTGGCGGcgggacacaggggacagccgGGACGAGGACAGAATGCGTTTTgcgggctggagcagggcagcgcGGGGGCCATGCCCGCCGGGCAGCCGGGCTGTGCCCACCCCGCCGAGCCGGCTcggccccgcgctgcccccgcgCGCTGGGCTCCGCCGCCCGTGAGcggcgcccggccccggcgggccCTGCTCAGCGCGGACTACAGCTCCCGGCAGGCCCCGCGGCGCCGCGGAAGGGGCGGTGGGGCGCGGGGGCGCGCGGGGTCTCCTGGGAGCTGTAGTTTCTGCGGCGGACGAGGCGGTGTGGCCGcggccgggcgcggcggggccgccgggAGCTGtaggcggcggcggcggcggcggctgcgcgcgggggaggcggcgccgCGGTAAGCGGGGACAcgggcggggggcgccgggccgggccgccaGGCGGGGGTCCGCACCGGGCGGGGGCGCCGCGCACCTCGAGCACCGGGCAGCGGCGGGCTcctcggggccgtgccccgCGCGGAGCTCCCGGGGGCGCGGGGGACCTCAGGGCCCCGCTCAGACCGGGCGGTACCCCGGCTGCCCGTCAGCTCGGCCGGGGAGGGGGCGCGGGGGTCCCCAGGGGCGCAGGCGAGCGGTCCCCGTGTCCTTAGAGGGGCGTCCCGTGTCCCTGCCCGGGGGTGCTGGGgggtccccgtgtccccgcccGGGGCTCCCCGTGACCGTGCCCCGGCGTTCCGAGGGTTCCCCGTGGCCGTGCTCAGAGCGGGCTACAGGCGCGGTGGGGCTCGGTGCACCGAGGGGGTCCCCGGGGCTCTGCCAGGCCCGCGCTCCGGCATCCCGACGGATCCCGGCGCTCCCGTGCCCCCGCCGCGGGCTCCGTGCCGTGCCGCAGCTCCGCTGTGCGGGGCCGGCCCCCCACGCTCAATGCCGCCTCTGTTCGCCGCTCCGGCTGCTGAAAGGCACATTGAGACCCTGCGGCATGGGCAGCCCTGCGATGGCGGCTGGGGATCTCTGCCCCGGGATGGGGGTCTCTGCCCCGGGCTGCATGGCACGGGCTGAGCACGGCTCCGGTGGCGGCTGCTTGCCGCCCGGGCAGCCCGGAGTGCCCGTCTGCGGGAGCCCGGGGCGCTGCCACgtcccctgtgctgcagggagggaggtggcaccggggggcactgctggcacagcccggGGTGGGCTCACGGTGCTCACGCGTGGAGGGCACGCTGTGGGCCTGGGCAGGGGTGAGGGGGTCCCGTGTGTGCGAGgctgggcagctcagggtgtgTGTCCCCTGGGCACTGCGCTTCCTGCTCAGGTGTCCGCATCCTGCTTGGGCGGAGCTGCCAcgtgtcccagtgtccctgtgtgGCTTGGGGACGAGCTCACCGCTCATCAGTGGGGTCGGTTCTCAGGGCCACAAgtgctgggccaggctgctcaACCACTCTGGAGGCAGCAAGGCTCATCCTTGCCACCCGAGAGGAGCGCTCGTCCTCCCAGGACCCTGTGGGGACGTGGACACTGTGACACGGGGCTCGCCTTGAGCCGGGTGCCTCAGCTCGCTGCCTGAGCTGCGGCGACCATGGCACAGGTAGAGCTGCCAGGCAGGTCGGGCAGTCCTGCCAACATGCTGGGGCTCCTGGTGAGGGGGCGCAGAGGGAGCCAGGTGAGAGGGGCTGAGGGTGGTTCCAGCAGCAAACAGCCCCTGGGCACGGTGGCTCCTACCTGCATGAGGTGGGAGCAccttctgctgcaggagaggggatGGGGCCCCTCGTGGCTGTGTTCTGCTGCCCCCCGAGCTcagccagccccaaatccagctctttgaccttctccctgccctctttCCCCAGGTTCTGCTCGCCCCCTGTCTGATGCCAGTCCCGCCCTGCCATGAGTCTATGAGCCCCCTGCGGATCAGCGTGGGTGGCCTGCCCGTGCTCGCGTCCATGACCAAGGGCGCTGACCCCCGCTTCCGACTGCGCTGGAAGGCCATCGTGCTGTCCTCGGCCTGCGTGGGGcttctgctcttgctgctctgcctgcaccgCTCGTCCCCGGCTCGGCACGGCCCCCCCAGCCCTCGCACGTGGCAGCTGGGCCTGCAGGCGGGGCAGCCCTACAATGACACCTACCCGCTGTCCCCGCCGCAGAGGAACCCCGAGGGCGTGCGCTACCGCATCGGCCTCATCGCCGACCTGGACACGCGCTCGCGGGGCTCCCAGGAGCACACCTGGTTCAGTTACCTGAAGAAGGGCTACCTGGTGCTGTCGGACAGTGGGGACAGAGTGACGGTGGAGTGGGACAAGGATGAGAGCATGCTGCAGTCCCACCTGGCTGAGAAGGGCCGGGGCATGGAGCTCTCGGAGCTGGTGGTTTTCAACGGGAAGCTGTACGCGGTGGACGACCGGACAGGCGTGGTCTACCAGATCGAGGGCAACAAGGTGGTGCCTTGGGTGATCCTCCCGGATGGGGACGGCACCGTGGGCAAAGGTGAGCTCCCGTCCTGCCCTGTGAAGCCCTCAGCTCTTTTCACCTTGCTGGAGGGGGTGCACCTTTCCTGTGACCTCTGAGCTTGGCAATTCCTGCCGAGAGACCAGCTGGCTGCGTGGGGGACACTGTGGCCAGCACCGGGCTCAGGGGTGTAGGGTGTAGGGTACATGCTGACAGGGTGGCCACGTGCTGACTGAGCCTCCCTCATTCTTTCCACCACAGGCTTCAAGGCGGAGTGGCTGGCGGTGAAGGATGAGCACCTGTATGTGGGAGGACTGGGCAAGGAGTGGACCACCACGACAGGGGAAGTGGTGAACGAGAACCCCCAGTGGGTCAAGGTCATCGGCTACAAGGGTGACGTGAGCCACGAGAACTGGGTGACAAATTACAACGCGCTGAGGGCTGCAGCGGGGATCCGGCCCCCAGGTATGGAGCGgggcagcctcctgccagcccatATCCCGCACTCTTGGTGGCTCCAGAGCCATGCAGTCACCCTCCCCGGGGATACTGGCGCTGGGGGAGGTTTAAAGGCTGCCAGAGGCCGGAGATCTCCCCTTGTCCTggtgcttttcctctgctgcctgtgccaggagcagctgaagggtGGCTCAGCTGGCATTGGgcctggcagctgtgccccctggGCAGAGTGGGGTGTGCTGggtgccctgcctggccctgggaGGAACCGgggggcagctgccaggcagcggggcagcagcaggcGGAAGAGTTCATCGGGGATGCCTGTGCGGGGCTGTGGGGTGTtttggaggggaaggggaaggaggagcGTCGCACCCCCTGCGGGCTGTGCGGTCACACTCCCCTTCCTGCCCAGGGTACCTGATCCACGAGTCGGCCTCGTGGAGCGACACGCTGCAGCGCTGGTTCTTCCTGCCGCGCCGCGCCAGCCACGAGCGCTACAGTGAGCGCGCGGACGAGCGGCGCGGCACCaacctgctgctcagctccaccCAGGACTTCGGCCACGTCACCGTGGGCCGCGTGGGCGACGTGGTGCCCACCCACGGCTTCTCCTCCTTCAAGTTCATCCCGGACACGGACGACCAGATCATCGTGGCGCTGAAATCCGAGGAGGACAACGGCAAGATCTCCAGCTACATCATGGCCTTCACGCTGGACGGGCGCTTCCTCCTGCCCGAGACCAGGATCGGCAGTGTGAAGTACGAGGGCATCGAGTTTATTTGACAGACATCTGGAGCGAGTGGAGGCGTGTGGGCAGGCCCTGCTAGCCTGCTCCTAGCCCGGGGTCCGTGAGGGATGTCAGGCAGCTCTGTCCTCGGCCCTGGGCTCTCCTGTAAAGTGTtgactgagctgcagcaggtgtGGTGCAAGTGTTTCGGCAGTGGCACCTGGTGGCAAGGGACCGCCACCACAGGGTGCTCCCGGCCCCGGGACAGCGTCCAGGTCCTGGAGTGCTGGTGCCAAGGCAGGCCCCAGTGCAGCCCTTAGCGCCCAGCCCTGAATTGCGACAGAACCGTCCGTGCTCTGGGGttgctgctgagccccagctctacagctgtgccctgggtgcCATGGGGCTCCCCGGGTGGAGTGGGGTGTGCAGCCAGAGAGGGTCAGACTGGGGGATTTCATCAggctttttcttcagaagctggatttccttcccttttcccgTAAGCCGGGTGAGGTGATGGCTGGGGTGACAGGCAGCCTGTTTCTCACTTGGGAGGGGACAGTgtctgtgtccctctgctcctgtgacCACAGGGGATGCAGCAGTTCCCTCAGCACTGTGGTTCCAGCTCAGTGGCTGTGCCTATGGGGCAGGGGGTGTGGGTGATGGGGCCACCAGCTGTGGCCAGATGTAAAGTGGGCCCATCCTGGTGCCGTTCCCAGGGGTGTGCTGGCTGGCTGTCTTCTCCAAAACCTGGCTGCACATGGCTCTGACCCCAGAAATGCTTCCAGCCCCAGAAGTGTcagctctgggaagagctgagcgctgggcaggagctgcgggGAGCTGGCGACAGTGCAGCCACGCTGTGCAAGGGCTGCTGTGCTcggtgcaggagcagagccaggagctgcagctctgcttcccagagccaggagctgcagctctgcctcccagagccagcagcagctgaggagcgttcgcagcagcccagggctctggcCAGGGAGCCCTCCCCGCGCTCGCCAGTGTTGTGAAACTGCTGCCGCAGCCTGTGGCCCCCAGGAGGAACTTGTGTGGTTTCAGAAGCCACAAGTGTCAAAGGGGCAtctgctggccccagggccCTCCTGACCTCCTCACCAAGGGGCTGAGGCTCCTGGGCTGCCCACGCTGACCTGGCTCAggcctgccctgccccaggtcACAAGGCAGCATATCCTCACCCCAGGACCGCTGTTTGGCTCTGCGGTGTCCCCGCTTTGGTCCCCTTTAACACTGCCCCTAGGGCAGGTCTGCCAGCAAGTCGGGCTTCAGAGAGCTGGGCCTGGCCACTGTGGCCTGGGGGGCCCTGGTgccccctgtgtccctctgctgtgccctggcactgccctgctctggggtccagctgtgcacagggagggagggggccTGTTGGGGCAGCAGTCAGGCTGTGGCTGGGTGGAAGGATCTGCAGAGTGGTTGGGGCCCTCCCAAgaacccagccaggctgctccccccACCCTGTTTACAGTGTCAGCACCTCTGTGAGCCATGCAGAGCTACAGGCCAGACATGTGTTTTCATTTAGCCCAGTGACTCGgccagtgctgggctgagcttGTCTCTAGACAGgacctgtccccagtgctgcagacaCGCCGGGCTTTGGCCCCTGCACGTGGCCTGGGCATcgtgcagctcctggcccagggCACCCAGGATGCCTTTGCAGCCCATGCTGGGTGCCAGCTGGCCACGGTCCATGACGGCCACTCAACCATCACTGGCACGTGGCAGTCCCTCCTGGCCTCACTCACCCTCCCAGCCcggcaccagcagctccacagcaccTGTTgtggccccagggctgtgccggtggctgtccctgctcctggtcCCTCCTtgtcccctgggctggagcaCCCCTGAGCccctgccccgggctctgcgctgtcctcagagctgcagcaccagggccTCGGgcagctgggccagcaggactctgctgctgctgctgctgctggagcctctgCACACCGAGGGCCCCACagtgcagctggcagcctggggCCCCATCTCCAGGTGTCATCCAGCATCCCAGCGCTGTCAGTGCTGTCACCTCCCTCATGTTCCCTGCAGGCTCAGGCAGCGCTTGGGCCAGGTGCAGCTGCCcagttctgctgtttcttctcGCCCTGGAGGCTGAGCATCTCTGTTACCTCCCTCCACCTCATGTATCCACGGCAGTGCTGTGCAAGAGGCTGGCTCAGGAGCGTGTTTTGTGGCTGTGGTGGTGGCTGTCCTGCCAACACGTGCCCATGGCACCTGGCCCAGCTGTGCTCGAAGCTGTGGCCCTGCCTGCTCCACTGGGACAAAGGCACTGCTGGGGACGTGGAGCACTctcagcagccagccaggcacagcggcagcagcagcatcctgacACCCCCGTGGTGACACAGCGAGTGGGTTTGGACTGGGCTAGAGTCTGTTTTTCCCATATTAGATGGTGTAGGGcagtgttttggatttgtgctgggaacagtgttgataacagggatgttttcattactgctgagcagcattTGCACAGCTTGAGGCCTGTTCTCTTCATCCCACCAgcgaggggctggggggcacaaGGAGTCGGGAGGGGAACAGAACAGCTGACCCACGGGAGATTCCACACTCTGGAATCATACTCGGTGTACGGAGCcgggggaagaaggaggaaggggggggACATTCGGAGTGACGGTTTTTGTCTTCCCAAATCACCATCaggtgctggagcccagctgccctggggatggCTCAGCACCTGCCTGCCATGGGGAAGGCTGAAAGAAttccctgctttgctttgcttatgtgtggcttttgcttcaCCTTTATCTCAGCCAGCAGTTTTCTCACTTTCCCCTTCCCGGTTCTCTCACCACCCCGCTGGGAAGAATGAACCAAAAGCCTctgggggctgagctgcccgCCGGGGTTGAACCCCATCGTGCATCCAGGACAGAGACAAGGTGGGATTtggagctgtgctccagggcaggagctgctgccatggggaGAGGCCCGAGGCCCGGGGCAGGGGCACGGGACCGCCAGTGGGAGCGGGAAGCGGGCAGGGGAGCTCGGGTGCGGGACAGGCCGGGGTGGAGGGGCCGAAGGCGGGGAGGGGTTCCcgggcacagccaggactgcTGCCTGTCCGGCCGTCCGCCGCTCTGCTCGGCGGGGGCGGCTGCGGCGCGGGGCTCTGGGCTCCgtgggcggcggggccggggggcgggcgggatgcgccggggcgggggcggccggtGCCCGCGGCGGGGGCCGTgccggggcgggggcagcgGTCGCGGCGGAGCCGCATCCCGCGGAGGGCGGGCGCAGCCGGGCTGGCCCCGCGCCACGcggaggaggagcagcagatcccCGGAGCACGTTAAAGAGCGAGGCCGAGCGCGGCGGGGAGGAAGCGAACGGCTCCGCCAAGGCACCGGAGCGGCGGCCGCAGAGCGCCCGCCCCGGCCGGACCCGAGTTCCCGGCGGCGGctcggccgggcccggcggtGGGTGCGGGATCGGGGCCGGGTGGCCgcgcccgcagccccgcaccatgcccgccgcgctgcccagcctgctggcctggctggcGGTGCTGCTGCTCGGCAGGGCCCGCCCGGCCGACGCCTGCAGCTGCTCGCCCATCCACCCGCAGCAGGCCTTCTGCAACGCCGACGTAGGTGAGCGCCGCGGGAACCCCGCCccgagccccccgagcccccgcccggccccgcccgcgccAACTTCCCGGCAGGGGAAGGAGCGGAAAGTtggcgcggggcgggcggggagcgggcagagccccccggcccccggcacctgcccgcagcccggcccgggggtGTGTCGGCGGGTGCGGATGCGCGGCCGGGCGCGGTCCGTCCGTGCGGGCTGTGCCCgtcccgccccgcgccgcctcccgccgTCCCGGGGGGCTCCCGcgcccggccgcgctcccgggGCCGCCTCCGCCGCTGCCAGGGGCGAGCGGAGCGCGGCTACGCCGGGGCCGGGTCCCCGCTGGCCGCCCCCCGGTGAATGACACGGGTGGGCCCGGCCTCCCCCGACTCCGGTGACACCGCGAGGTACGTggcagcgcggggccggggcccggGGGCGGCCGGGACCCTCCAAGTGCGGCCGCGGCACCGGCCCGGAGCCCGGAGGAGCCCCTGTCCCCGGCAGCTGCCGCCGCGGCTCGGTCACCCCTGTCTGCGCCTTATTTCCAGGCATTTCCTTTCCCCCGTCCCACTTTGTTCGGCTTGGATGCTGCTGAAAGGGAGGGCTTGGCAGCGCCGGGATCTGGATTCCTCTTTCTATGAATAATGCCCTTATTAAATTTTAACATATGAACCCAACAGGCCGGCCCCAGTTCCCGGCGCTTTCCTCCGCGGGCCCgttcccaggctcagctggaGAGGTAACATTCCCAAACACTGAGGCAGCCCCAAGCTCTGGATGGCCCTGCCCCGTCCCCTGCTCCAGATCCAGGATGTTCCTCACAGGCGTCCTTTCCAGACCCCACTCCCTGCGTCTTTCCTCCGTGAGGGCAACTCCCACAGCACTTGGCTGCTGCCTCGGGTGCCCTGCCTCACCACGAGGCATGCTGGGGACAGCGAGCTTTTGAGACAAAATGGAGCACTGGGTTTTtgtagctgctgctggagctggtgtcCCCGGCCCACAGGATGCCCTGTGCCTGCTCGGGCAGCGCGGCTGTGGCTTCCCATCACGCTCCTGTCAGGATCAGCTTTCGGGGCACTCGTGACTCACTGCCCGTCGTGGGGTGCCGGCTCAGCCCTGACTCAGCTGCTGAGTcactgtctgtctgtctgtcttggCGGCCCGGGCTGTCTGCCCCGTCCCCCGGGAGGGCACTGCTCGCTGAGCTCTGCTCCGCAGCCGCCCCGCTGCCCTCGGCAGGTGCCCGTCCCGCCCGGAGCCCGTCCCGCCGAGGCAGCGCGCTCCCAGCCGCGCTGCCGGCAGCGCTGGCACCCTCTGGCTCCCAGCCCGAGCCGCTCGTGCAGCTCGTCTGTATCCAATGTGCTTCGTGTGGGCCTAAGTGAAagcagtgctgggcttgggGACAGAGCGGGGCACAACCTGGGATGGTCCTGTGCGCCCTGGCCTTTTGCTGCTTCGTGTCTTCCCCCGGGATGCTCTCTGGAGTTGGGATGTTCCTCATCCCAGCAGGTGTGTGGAGCCCAGGGAGAACCTGGGCCCCCGGTGCTGTTGGgacctttcccagctgctgtggctgaggggCCTGCGTCCAGGCTGGGCCCTTGTTAGAAATCTGCTGGTGTGGGGATGGCTGATGTCCTGCGTGCTGGGTGGGTGCACCCGAGGTGAAGGGACCCCCAGCCTCATGCTCAACCCTCAGAATGGGGTATCAGGCTGAGCACAGTGTGGGGTCCTGGCCCTGGGGCCTGGGATCTGCTCTCTGTGGCATGGGCAGCGCCTGCCACATCCCCATGGCCCCTCTGGCCTCGCACCTGCCCCTGCActtgctctgctgtgcagggactggagcagccacagcccagggctgcactTCCAGGCGGTGCTAGGGGAGGCagatgcagctctgccttgggcGGGGGGtgcctgaggggctgggggtcacagaggggctggggttGTGTCGCTGGGGTGGTGGCGACTGCCAGCCTGCAGTCCTGCATGTCCTGGCTCATGGGATGAGCAGGGCTTTTCTGCAGGGCCCAAGGGCTTGGGGCTCCCCACGTCCACCATCCCTCACTGGGGCCGTGCccgggctctgctgcaggagatgctcagCTGCCCAGCGGTGCCACAGCAGGACACCCGGCTCCTGCTCCACCTCCTCGGGAGCAGCGTGGAGGTGATGCTGAGCCCTTCCAGGCAGAGCCGCGGCTGTGCCCCTGCGAGGCAGAGGCagtggctggggcaggggagagcagggcGGGGGGCAGCCTGGCCGGGGGCAGCTGGGCCGGGCAGCTGGATTGCACTGATCCCAGCGGTCCCAGCGCTCGGTTCCTCGGGACGGGCACGGTGATGAGCGTGggggcagccagcaggggcCGGGCAGAGGAGGGGATTTGCGGGGGCGTGGTGGGAGCTGTCCCCGCGGGGGTGCAGCTGCCTGCAAACCCCGCcgagcccggcggggccggtgccggtgcccggtgccggttcccggtgcccggtgccgcCCTGCCGAGCGCGGCAGCCGAGCCCTCCCGAGCGGCTGGCGCAGAGGGGCCGTGGGCTGACGCGGGGGCTGCCGCTGATTGGGCTCCATCCCGCTCCGTCAGCGGCCGGAATGACGCAGGCGGCCACGGCAGCGCTCAGCCCGTGGCTCCCGCGCAGTCCCGGGCGAGCGGGACCCGCCGCGCCGCGGGCGCTGCTGGGCACCTGGGGGTCTGCACGGCCTCCGCTGCCCCCGCTCCCcgctcagccctgcagcctcagcatcCTCCCAGCGCCGCGCCGGGCGGGGTGCGGGCGCTGGCGGGCACTGCGATGCCAGCGAGCCCCCGGGAGGTGGCTGCTGCCCTtggccgggcagggctgggtgcaggaAGCCCTCCCAGGGTGGTtagctgtgtccccagctccgCCGGCCTCGAGCAGGGCTGGAGTGACCGCGGGGCTGCCCTCGCCAAGGGGTCAGGTGCCTGGGCCGGCGGTGCCAGGCAGGCAGCGGGCAGCGCTGGCACTGGCAGCCGgcccctctgctgccagcagccctggagaagggagCTTTGTTCTCCGGGCATCCAGCCCACCAGTGGCCCCTGCTGTCCGTGGGCACTGGCGCTTCCCGGGCAGCTGTGGGGGCGTGTGGGCAGGGTGGCTTGGTGGGGTTtgggtggcagagcagaggaaggggcAGCCATTCTGCAAGTCTTGGGCCAGAAGGGGGGGGTCCCATGGCCAAGGGTCCTTGTGCTGCCCTTCTTCCCATGGGGCACAGGTGAGCACGGTGGTGCCCTGAGGTGGGGTAGCCCCACATGGAGCACAAACCCCAACACTGGCAAGCCCAGAGAGACAACCTGGTGATTTTGTGGCCCTGGATCAGTCTATGTGTCACCAAGTGATGCTGGTGGCAGAGGGCCGCAAGGGGACTGGCTTACCTTGCAGGGTCTCTCTGTCCCTGGAGGGTCCAGAGTCCTCActgtggggcagccacagtggcagccctggggacccGCACAGGAGATGTCACCAGTGGGGATCCCCCTCTGCCAGGGGACCCTCTGCTCCCACGGAGCACCTTCTTGCTTGGCCCGCCTGGGGAAGGAGCGtttccagcacttccctggtCCAAGTTGGTAAGCCAgtgccagctgtgtgctgtgcctgccaTGCGGCCCAGGAGCCAGAGAGCCTCGGCTCATTTCACAGGGGGTCTgggctccctggctgctggttGCCCACGTCGGCAGCAGGAGTGGTGGGTGACGAGGCCAGCGGGGGCATTGCTGTTTGGGGAGGTCTGACTAGCGGTTCTTGGGCACCCCGGGGTTTCCTCCATCCCTCGCCCAGCCTCCTCGTCCCAGGCTCTCCTCAGGGCTCCCGCCGCTGCCCTGGTTCCTGGCGGGCGTGGAGCAGCTTGGCTGCGCTGCGGGGTCTTGGCGGGGAAAGCACAGCGCAGTCGTCCCCTCCACAAAGCCGCACTGTTCAGAACAAATCCACCCAGAATCGGGCTGCATTTTTGTCAAGTGATTCATCAGCACGTGAATGGAAAAGGCTGGAGCCCACTGAAGCAGCAACCATTCCCGCACGGGAGCCGGCAGTGGCTGCACCCGGGTTACCCCGGTGGCGCGGGGCTCGGCTCacgggcggcgcgggggccaGGGGTGGCCGGTGGCTGCGGCGATCCCGGCACTCTGCTGACacaggggctgtccccaggcgTGGCTCAGGTGCTGCCACTGTGGCTGGTCggcccagcccttcccaagAGATGGGAGCAGTTGGGAAAGCCCCCAGTGCAGCCATTGCTTCTCCCAGCCCCGCACAGAGCGAGTGCTGCGGGTGACTGGGGATGGCCATTTTGGGAAACCTCTTCCCTGGTCCCTGCTCATGTTGGTGCCACTCTCACCTTTCCAGAGTAAACTCTGTTGGCACTTGCTGGTGCCCACGTGGGGCCGTGCCCCCCTGACCTTCAGCTTAAATAGCCTGCCTGCGTGCCCCCACAGCGCGTGGTATTTATAGCGTGTGGTCAGATTCCCTCTCCTGGCCGTGCCAGGTGGGAGctcctctgtgccaggcagggggTGACCTCTGCatgtccctggctgctcccagcccagcacccttCAGTGGGGACATGAACCAGGAGGAACTCTGAGAGTGCCAGAACagctccctgttccctgccccaGAGTGCTcggggggctggcagggcagggagagccctgcagggtggggagCTGCCCTTCCCTTGGATGGGGATacccctggcagagcagggagccctGCCAGCCACTGCCCTGTAGCCAGGCCCCCTCCATCCTCGgagtgctgagcaggagctctggctttggcactgccactgtccccTTCACCATCAGcgtccctgtgctgcctgggagctTCGGTCCCTGCTggtggagggagctgggcacaactgggggctgcagggacccaGGCACCGTGCCCAGCATGAGCCAGCCCGGTGTCCCAGCCGGTGAGTAAGGTTGAGCTGgctgcccgccctgcccgctGGCCCCTGCAGGTCACTGCCACGTGCCGAGCCCTCACATGCCAGAGCACACAtcctgggctgtggcagcagcatgACCGCAGGGACCCTGCcgcagcagagctgtcccctggCTCACCGTGCCACGGCCTCGCCAGCCCCGGGGCCAGGCGATCCTGGTGTGAACTCTCCTTATCACCCGCcttgaggctgctgctgcagtgctgctggtcaCTGTCCTGCACGTGCCAGTGTCCCTTCGGGGACAG
This window of the Motacilla alba alba isolate MOTALB_02 chromosome 18, Motacilla_alba_V1.0_pri, whole genome shotgun sequence genome carries:
- the CANT1 gene encoding soluble calcium-activated nucleotidase 1 isoform X2 encodes the protein MAQVELPGRSGSPANMLGLLVRGRRGSQVLLAPCLMPVPPCHESMSPLRISVGGLPVLASMTKGADPRFRLRWKAIVLSSACVGLLLLLLCLHRSSPARHGPPSPRTWQLGLQAGQPYNDTYPLSPPQRNPEGVRYRIGLIADLDTRSRGSQEHTWFSYLKKGYLVLSDSGDRVTVEWDKDESMLQSHLAEKGRGMELSELVVFNGKLYAVDDRTGVVYQIEGNKVVPWVILPDGDGTVGKGFKAEWLAVKDEHLYVGGLGKEWTTTTGEVVNENPQWVKVIGYKGDVSHENWVTNYNALRAAAGIRPPGYLIHESASWSDTLQRWFFLPRRASHERYSERADERRGTNLLLSSTQDFGHVTVGRVGDVVPTHGFSSFKFIPDTDDQIIVALKSEEDNGKISSYIMAFTLDGRFLLPETRIGSVKYEGIEFI
- the CANT1 gene encoding soluble calcium-activated nucleotidase 1 isoform X3; translation: MAQVLLAPCLMPVPPCHESMSPLRISVGGLPVLASMTKGADPRFRLRWKAIVLSSACVGLLLLLLCLHRSSPARHGPPSPRTWQLGLQAGQPYNDTYPLSPPQRNPEGVRYRIGLIADLDTRSRGSQEHTWFSYLKKGYLVLSDSGDRVTVEWDKDESMLQSHLAEKGRGMELSELVVFNGKLYAVDDRTGVVYQIEGNKVVPWVILPDGDGTVGKGFKAEWLAVKDEHLYVGGLGKEWTTTTGEVVNENPQWVKVIGYKGDVSHENWVTNYNALRAAAGIRPPGYLIHESASWSDTLQRWFFLPRRASHERYSERADERRGTNLLLSSTQDFGHVTVGRVGDVVPTHGFSSFKFIPDTDDQIIVALKSEEDNGKISSYIMAFTLDGRFLLPETRIGSVKYEGIEFI
- the CANT1 gene encoding soluble calcium-activated nucleotidase 1 isoform X1 — translated: MGPKLIFAVVVALWPSPGAARPLPVLSEGYLRETWGRARSTSPFGPEAPGQPWPNRGGHRGSGLGAGTGMAATRAAISARCLPGVGHGCGLRRCPLPSPARSRSAGIPERLSALACALRLSQARILGQNPVVLVLLAPCLMPVPPCHESMSPLRISVGGLPVLASMTKGADPRFRLRWKAIVLSSACVGLLLLLLCLHRSSPARHGPPSPRTWQLGLQAGQPYNDTYPLSPPQRNPEGVRYRIGLIADLDTRSRGSQEHTWFSYLKKGYLVLSDSGDRVTVEWDKDESMLQSHLAEKGRGMELSELVVFNGKLYAVDDRTGVVYQIEGNKVVPWVILPDGDGTVGKGFKAEWLAVKDEHLYVGGLGKEWTTTTGEVVNENPQWVKVIGYKGDVSHENWVTNYNALRAAAGIRPPGYLIHESASWSDTLQRWFFLPRRASHERYSERADERRGTNLLLSSTQDFGHVTVGRVGDVVPTHGFSSFKFIPDTDDQIIVALKSEEDNGKISSYIMAFTLDGRFLLPETRIGSVKYEGIEFI
- the CANT1 gene encoding soluble calcium-activated nucleotidase 1 isoform X4 yields the protein MPVPPCHESMSPLRISVGGLPVLASMTKGADPRFRLRWKAIVLSSACVGLLLLLLCLHRSSPARHGPPSPRTWQLGLQAGQPYNDTYPLSPPQRNPEGVRYRIGLIADLDTRSRGSQEHTWFSYLKKGYLVLSDSGDRVTVEWDKDESMLQSHLAEKGRGMELSELVVFNGKLYAVDDRTGVVYQIEGNKVVPWVILPDGDGTVGKGFKAEWLAVKDEHLYVGGLGKEWTTTTGEVVNENPQWVKVIGYKGDVSHENWVTNYNALRAAAGIRPPGYLIHESASWSDTLQRWFFLPRRASHERYSERADERRGTNLLLSSTQDFGHVTVGRVGDVVPTHGFSSFKFIPDTDDQIIVALKSEEDNGKISSYIMAFTLDGRFLLPETRIGSVKYEGIEFI